One endosymbiont 'TC1' of Trimyema compressum genomic window, AAAAAACTTTATGCCAATCTTTAAATAATCTGAAAAAATCTTCTTTAAAGTATGTTTCACCTTGAATGGGATGAATTAAACCTTCCTCAATACCTTCAGCTATGGTTTCTTCATTTTCTCTTAAGAATATAGCTTGGTTGGTTTTAATAGTTTCATACTCTCTAAAGAGAAGGGTTGGTTTTTTCTTACTATAGTCTGTTAAAGATACTAATTCCTCAAAAAAAGCAGGGAAAAAGCGTTCCTTCTCTTCTGAATAGATACCATCTTCCATAGTCTCTATTTCTTCACGTAAAGCACCATAAGTATATTCTTTTAAAGTTTTAATAGCTACTTTTACATTACCATTTTGAAGGGGCAAATCTGTTGTTGAAAAAATTTCTACTTTCTTAATTTCTTCAATAGTTCGCTGATTTTCTAAATCAAAATGCTTAATTTTTTCAATTTCCTCATCAAAAAAATCAACCCGTATAGGATAATCATCTGTTGGCACAAAAATATCAACAATATCCCCTCTTACACTAAACTGAGCCTTATTTTCAACTAAAGGTTCTTTCCTATAGCCTAAATAGACTAATCGCTCTATTAGTGTATCCCGTTTAATAGACTCCCCTATTTTAAGGGTGAATACATCTTTTAAAAACAGCTCTGTAGGAATATATTTATCAGATAAAGCTTCTTCTGTTAGTAAGAGAATATCAATTTTACCTTCTAATAAATTTTTTAAGATTCTTAAACGTTCATCTTTAATATCTCTACTTTTAAGATAAGTGCGATAAGGCAATAACTGTCTTTTTGGTAAAAAAGCAACTTTTTTCCCTAGCCATTGTTCTAAATCGGCAAAAAGTAATTCCCCTTCTTGTTGATCAGTTACCACAAAAAGTGGTTTTTTGAGTTTCTTTCTCAAAGCCATATAAAATAAGGCTTCATTACTTGAAGAAAGACCAAAACAGCCAACACTGTTCTCGCCATTATTAAATGCCTCTTCTATGCGCTCTATTTCATTGGTATTTTCCAGTAGCTCAACTAGATTCTTAATCATTACCTATTTCCCATTCTTCTCATTCATAGTTTTTTCAATTCCCTCTTTAATAAAGAATAAAACCCCATCAATAGACCTTTTAATCACTTCATTAACTGCCTTTTGTTCTTCGTTTGAAAAAGCACTTAGAACATAATCTTTACCATTCCGCTCAGGCGGTCTTTTACCAATGCCAATTTTTAAACGAGGAATTTCTTTAGTGCCTAGACATTCAATAATATTGCCCATACCTTTTTGACCACCAGAACTACCTTTCTTTTTAAAACGGCTTTCACCAATAGCTAAATCCATATCATCATAAACTACTAAAATATTCTCTTCTGTAATACTGTAGTAATTAACTACTTTGTCAGTAGCTTCTCCACTTAAATTCATATAGGTGCTGGGTTTTAGAAAAAACACTTTTTCCCCACCTATCTGCGCTACGCCTAGGTCCCCTTTAAATTTACTTTCTTCTTTAAAAGAAAAATCCCAAGCTTCACTTAAAGCATTTAACATCATAAATCCAATGTTATGCCTAGTATTTGCATATTCTCTTCCAATATTTCCCAATCCTACAATAAGCTTCATATTTTCTCCTCTTAGACAAACTAGAACAACCTCATCTCCACAGAAGATGAGGGCTGTTCTAACTATAAATACGTCTTTTTTATTTAATTAATTCACTTACGCTTCTATCATCATAAATACAAGCAATTGCACGGGCTATAAATGGTGCAACTGAAAGTACTTTGAGTTTGCTAACCAGTTTTTCAGGTGGTAAAGCAATTGTATTGGTAACAACAACTTCATCTAAAACAGAATCCATAATTTTCTCAATAGCTGGACCAGATAGCACCGGATGTGTACAGCAAGCTCTCACTGTTTTAGCGCCAAACTTCTTCAGAAGTTCTGCTCCCTTTGTAATGGTTCCAGCTGTATCAATCATATCATCAACCATAATACAATCTTTGCCTTCTACATCACCTAATACATTTAGTACTTCGGCTACATTGGCTTTTGGTCTTCTTTTTTCAATAATTGCAAATTCCGCACCAATGCGATTTGCTATATTTCTGGCTCTTGTTACCCCACCTAAATCCGGTGATACAACACAAGCATTTTTAAGCTTTAAGGCTCTATAATGTTTTGCTAATATAAATGCACCTGGTAGGTGGTCAAAAGGAATGTCAAAAAAACCTTGGATAGCATTGGCATGTAAATCAATTGATAAAATACGTCTTGCTCCTGCTGCTACCAATAAGTTTGCTACTAATTTTGCTGTAATCGGATCCCTAGCTTTCGACTTTCTTTCCTGTCTAGCATAACCATAATATGGCATTACTACAGTAATTCTACGAGCGGATGCTCTGCGAATTGCATCTGTTAAAATCAATAATTCCATTAAATGTTCATTTACTGGCTGAGAGGTAGGCTGAACAATAAAAACATCTGCCCCTCTTACACTTTCGCCAATCTGAAGAGAAGTTTCCCCATCGCTAAAACGTCCTACTACTGATTTGCCTAATGGTAAATCTAAACATTCTGCTATATCTTTTGCCAACTCAGGATTTGCATTCCCTGTAAAAATTTTTACATTTTTATACATTCTAAAGAGCCTCCTATATTATTTCTTATTCCAATCCTCAATATTCTTTTGTCTGCTTCTAGCAATGCTTAAACTTCTGCTTGGCACATCTTTAGTAATTGTTGAACCTGCTCCTACATAGGCTGCTTCACCAATGACTATTGGTGCCACTAAGTTTGTATTACTACCAACAAATGCTCCATTCTCAATAATAGTTTCATATTTAAACTCACCATCATAGTTACAAGTAATGGTGCCTGCTCCAATATTTACTTTTTCTCCAACTTTACTATCTCCAATATAGCTGTGGTGTGGAATTTTAGAACCATTGCCTACTTTGGTTTTCTTAAGTTCAACAAAGTCTCCAACTTTTACACAATTTCCTAAATGACTACCCGGACGAATATAAGCAAAAGGTCCAATTAAGCAACCATCTCCAATTTTGCTATCTAGTAAAATTGACTCGCATATGTCAGCGCTTTCACCAACTATACAATTCTCAATTGTTGAATTATTGCCAACAATAGTATTCTTGCCAATGCTGGTTTTGCCTTCTAAATGCACATTGGTACCAATAATAACATCCTTATCTAAAATAACTTGAGACCCAATATAAGCAGTGTTTGGATCTTCTAAAGTTACTCCTTTTTCCATCCAAATACAATTAATATGGTCTCTAAGCATTTTAGCAGCTTCTGCTAATTGTACCCTATTATTAATACCTTTAATTTCAGTTTCATCATCCAGTGTATAAACACCTACATTTTTATCCTCAGACTTCATAATTTCTAAAACATCAGTTAAGTAAAACTCACCTTGAGCATTATCTGTATCTAAGTCAAGTAAAGCTTTTTCCAGAGCACCTTTTTCAAATAAATAGGTACCTGAGTTAACTTCCTTAATTTTTCTTTCTTCTAAAGTAGCATCTTTTTCTTCTACAATAAGACTAAAAGCACCTGTCTCATCCTTACAAATTCTACCGTAACCTGTACTGTCTTCCAAAATAGCAGTTAATACAGTAGCACTTCTGTTTTCAGCTAAGTGCTCTTCTTTCATTTTTTCTAAAGTCTCTTTTTGCAATAAAGGGGTATCACCACATAATACAAAAACAGTTTCTTCGTCCTTAATTTCTTTCAATCCCCACTTTACAGCATCTCCTGTTCCCAATTGCTGTTTTTGCCAAGCATAGGAAACAGATTTCTTAAAATAGTCTTGAACTTTTTCACCTTCATGACCAATAACCACTACTGGCTTAGTATCAATTAAAGGCTCAACATTTTCCCTAACATATTCAATAAGGGGTTTATTCATAATACAATGAAGCACTTTAGGCAAATCAGAATTCATTCTGGTTCCTTTGCCTGCTCCTAAAATAATTGCTCCTGTTTTCATTTATTCCTCCTTTAATTTTATCAATCTATGTATACATTTGTAACAAATATTAAGAATCAATAAAAGTAACATATTCTCCGAAGATATCTTTAATTTTATCCTCTACAGAAACTTCTTTTTTAACTTCTGCTACCTGAAACTGAAGCACTACTTTCATAGGTTTTCCTGCCACTTGACTTAAAATTGCTTCTGCATTAGCCCTATGCTTATCCGTCTCGCCCCGTTCCTTATGAAAAGTGTACTTCTCATCATAAGCTATAAACAACTTATTGTCTTCTATGGCTACAGCTTCTCCTTCTACATAGAACGGATAGCTTAATGGTTTAGCCTTCTTAAAAGCTTCTAAAAAGCTTTCCCAGAGGGCAATTACATCACCTTCTACAATAACTGCCTCACTTACTGGCTCTGTCATAACAACAATTGCTTCCTCAACCTCTTCTTCTACAAATTCAGCCTCAATAGGTCTTTCCTCAATAGTCACTTCAGTAGATCCCTCAACTGCTTCCACTGCTGTTTCTACCTTTACAGGAGAAATAGGTTCAGCATTAACCTCTGGCACAATAGACTTCTCCACAATTATAGTTCCCTCTTTTTTAGGTTCAACACTTGCCTTAATCTCTTCCCCTAATTCACTAGAAACACCTTTCACTAAAGTTACTTCTAATAGAATATCTGGATGGGTACTGTACTTTAATTGGCTCTCTAACTCACCTAAAGTATAAACCCACTTTAACAAATCTTTTTTACTAAATAAATTACCAATTTCTTGATACTTAATAATGGCTTCCTCAGAAGCCATAATATAATTTGAAGCATCCTTAACTGTTTTTAATAAAAGCATATTTTTAAAAGCTTCCATTAAATCTTTCAATAATTGGCCGATGCTTTTTCCTTTTTCTTTTAAAAGCTCATATTCTCTAATAGTTTCAGATAGAGCTCCTCCACCAATGGTTTTTAATAGATTCATTAATGTTTCATCATCTACAATACCAGAAACTGCTGCTACTTGTTCGCCAGTAATAGTACCATCAGAAGAAGTAATACACTGATCCAACAAGCTTATGCCATCTCTTAAACCACCACCAGCAAGCTTTGTCATTAAATTTAAAGCTTCTTCAGTAATTTCCGCTCCTGAATCTTCACCAATCATTTTAAGATGATTTTTCAAAATATCGTTAGGTATTTTATGAAAATCAAAACGCTGGCATCTTGAAAGAATAGTCAAAGGAATCTTTTGAGGTTCTGTAGTTGCTAAAATAAACACTACATGACCAGGTGGCTCTTCTAAAGTTTTCAAAAGAGCATTAAAAGCTTCGCCTGTCAACATATGAACCTCATCAATAATATAAACTTTAACTTTACCTTCTACAGGATGAAACTTAATTTTTTCTCTTAAGTCTCTAATCTCATCAATACCTCTATTAGAAGCCGCATCAATCTCAATAATATCCATAAAAATATCTTCGTTAATTTTGACACAATTCTCACATTGATTACATGGCTCTCCATCCTGTATATTCAAGCAATTAACTGCTTTAGCAAGGAGTTTAGCCGTACTGGTCTTCCCAGTACCACGAACACCTGAAAAAAGATAAGCATGGCTAACCCGTTCTTTAGTCAAGGCATTTTTAAGTGTTCTTACTATGGCATCCTGACCAACTAACCCTTTGAAATCCACTGGTCTCCATTTTCTATATAAGGCTAAATAACTCATGGTTCCTCCTGATTTTTTCACTACTATAATTGTACTATAAAACAAGTTGTTAGACTAGTATTAATAACCAAAGTATTGATGGTAGAAAAAAGTGTTTATTAAAGTTACAATTAAGCTTAAGCTAGACAATATTAGCTGAAATATTTAATGGAAATCATTTATCTGCACAAAAACGCTACACTCGAAAACCAACAAAAGTAATTATGGTGATAATAAATACTAGAAAAAGCCTTAAACATTTATAATGATATAAGGCTTTTAGAAAAAATCTCTCCATTATTCAATTAAGTAAATCAAGTAAGTTTTGCTAATAATTTCTTAAATCAAAACAAATTCCTTCTATATCAGATACATTAACTACAATTTAGTATTCCCATCAGAAGAAAACATGTATGTTAATGTATCTGCAAAACTTTCTCCTGCTAAGTCCCCTTGATTTTTTAAAGTAACAGTTGCTATAAGTTCAGGATAGTCTTTTGTTAAAGCATAAAAAATTCCATTTGGCATTATCTGGTTTTATCTCCTTATCTCCAGTACCAGAATTAACATCAAAGCTAATTTTATTATCTACGGAAAAAGCTCCACCAGAATATCATACGGAATATGTTACAAATTTTGAATTTGTATTGGCACTTATTAACTTAAAACCATTATCTGACCTAACTTTTACTGCTATTTTTAAATGTTCATAATCGGAAGGCAGCATATTGTTATTAGGTACAATTTTTATTGGAGATGTTGCTGTTCGATTAGTGAGATTTAAATTAATATTTTTATCAATCATTATACTCCATGAAGTAGGAACAATGACATCTGTTGTAGGCGATATATTTCCTGCTAAATCTGTATTGCTGACACTCACCGAATCATTTTCTTGTAGCTTATCTACAATGATAGAAAAATTCCCATCTGCATCTGTTGTGCATGAATAGGGCTTTTCTTTTGTAGTCCCTTTATTCACAATAATATTAATTACTGTTTTGGCTTCTCCATTACCATTTATGACCACTTCCGCCCCCCCATTAATTTGATTAACTATGGGTGCTGGTGGTGCTGTTAAATCATGCATTAATGGTTGTATGGCAGTTCCCGAAAAACGTCTGCTTTGGCCAGCTATTTGTATAGATGTATCAAATGAAAAACTGACAGAATTTGTGTCTTTTGTTAAATTGTTCCATGTAATATCATTTCCATCTACTGTGTATTCTCCTGCTAATGATGGGTCGGGAAGAACTAGCTCCCCTAATGCATTAATAGGAGATGTTAAAATAAATGTAGATCCAACTAACTCTTTAGCCGGAAGAGTAATTTTTTGATCAAGCATATCATAATCACCTATTAATAGTTTCCACTTTACCAAGTTGTTAAAAGAAACAGGAATGCTTCCTATTTGATTATCGGAAAAATCAAGGTGTTCTAAATTAACCAAATCACCTATAAAATCAGGTAATGTTGTTAAACGGTTATAACTTAGATTTAGCAACCTTAACTTAGTTAAATTCCTAATAGAATCTGGTAACACTGTTAAAGAATTGTTAGAAACACTTATAATCGTTAAATTGGACCATGTTCCTATTGTTGATGGCAATGAAGACAAATTACAGTAGCTTATGTTTAAAATCGAAAGATTAGTCCATTCTCCCTCAGGTAATGCTTGCAATTCAGGATTATTAGCTAAAACTACAAAAACAAATTTGATAAATTTTTCATAGAATCAGGCAATGTTTTTAGTTGATTATTTGTGAGTATAAGATTTGATAGTTTCAATAAACTACCTATCGAATCAGGAAGTGTTGTCAAATCATTACTAAATAAATCTAAACGAGCAAGATTAGCAAAAATTTCTATCCCGCTAATATCAGTTAATTCACTGTTCCTTAATGGCAAGTCTGTACACTTCGATATTATATCATCTGTAATCTCACTATCTGCTCCCCTATTAAATCGAGCTGCAATTACTTCAGCAGTATGTCTGTTAGGAAACTGTTGAGCAAATGTCACTGATGTTTGGCTGACAGCATTTATTGGCTCATTGTCAGTAGATATAGCACAGTCAGGAACAGCTTGACTTATTGTTTGTAATTTAGCAAACAAAGAGTTTGAGACACACATATTTAGCAAAACACTTAAAATCAACACGCTTGTTATAAGCTTTTTCATTTGTTTTTCTCCCTAACATCCAAAATGGTATTTGTATTCAAAATTAAGCAAATAAATATTAATATATAAAAACGTTACTATATTATTGCAAAACTCTTTTAAATTCTTAATTCAATAATTGATACATGCCATGCCCAATATAGCACAATAATTTTTATATTTACTTTACATCTTGCATAATATCATTTTTATTAAATCTACTAAATAATTAGCAAATAATTTAACTATCAATATTAGTAAATTTCATAGAAAACTATTTAGATATTTCCGATTGATAAATTAATTATATATTTCTTAAGTATTGTATTGATTTAATAATAGAATAATATTTATTTTCAAAACTTCTTTAATTAAGATATTTTTCTCCACTTACAATAATCTAGTATTCCCATCAGATTTAAAAATATATGTTAGTTTATCTGTAAATGTTTGTGCCCTATTATTTATAGGTCTTTCACCAGGATTAACCAATTCTGCTTGACCATTCATGACTGGTTTATCCTTTATTAATGCATAAGTTATATTAGGTGTAACAATCTCCTTAACATCTGTTCCTTTATTGCATATAACATCACACTCTAGAGCGCAACCGTTATATCTCATAGAATAAGTCGCTGATGATGTATATCCAGTACATTTTAAGTTATAGCCAGATTCAGATTGCACGCTTACTGACACATTCAAATTGCTATATGCACTAAGTGGCAAATTATTTGCACCAACAAGTTCAATTACCGAGCTACCTTTTTGCTCTGATAAATTTAAATTAATTGTTGAATCAACATAAATTGCCTAATCTGCTTCTTTAGGATCTGGTATAGGATCGTAGCTATTAGTATACTTAACAATAGTAGTTGGACTATCAGCTTTAATAAAATTTGTATTACAAAACAAAACACAAATGGTCATAAGTAAACTAAAAACAATTAATATACTTTTTTTGTTTTTACTATATTTCTTTGTTTTTTTCATTTTTTCCTCCACACATTTATAAAGCATAGCCTTTTCTTACAGCTGTAAATTATGCTTATTTTAGCACAGCCTCTTCTTCTATTAATAAATTATTAAATGCCATAAAATCCTCTGATAATGAATTAAATTTCAATATACAATAATTTATCAATCGGAAATATCTAAACAGTTTTCTATAAAATTTTTGTTATTATTCAGCAGAAGCTTCTAATTAATTTTATCTTTTTCAAATAATCATCAATCTATTTTATAATACGTTTAATTGAGCCTCAATCTCAGCACCATTAAGTTCTCTATTTATATCATTAAGATCAAAACAATGCAACTGCAATACAACAGGATATGAACCTTTTTCCATCGTTTTATTAAGTTTAATAGGTGATAGGCTCATATTAGGTGGAACCAATTTACTTTCAAACAAAATCTCTCCTGTTATTTTTTCTTTAAATACAAATTGAAAATAACAAGGATTTCCATCTGGATTAAAAAACTGCATTTAAAATATTACTGCTTTCTTTCATTGAAAAACTATCATACCCAGGAATAATCATTTTCGAATTTTCGGTGTTTTTAGAATGTGCGATTCCACCTGTATATTGTTTAATATTGGCTGTATTCAAAACAATAAATACTAAAAACAAACTTATTAAACTCATCAATAAAATAAAAATGGATATTATAGCTAATTTAAATTTACTTTTTTTAAAAAAATAGCAAAGCTATCGTTCTCCGCAGTTGGAATATAGCCTGCAATCGTGTATTTTTCTCTTTTATAAAAACCTATAGGTTTTACAATAAAGTTACATTGTTCTTGAGCATTAAGTTTACATTCAATACCTTCATCAGATGGAGGTTTTTTATAAAATTCACCAATAATTTTATATGGGATATCTTTATATAAACTTTCAAATTTTTTCTTTTTTATATACTTAAATTTTATTCCATTTTTTTATTATGAAACTCTGATAAATCTTCCACGGTATCATGCTCCTTTTATTTTCGAATCTTGTTTATAAATAAAGCCTCATTAAAATTAATTTAACTAGGTCTATTTTTCTGTAAATATTAGCCCTCCATTCTTAAATAATATTCATCATTGTTTTTCGACATTTTAATATTACACCCATATACATATATATGTCAATAAAAATTTTCAATAAACATGGATATTTTTATTGACATAAAATAGATGTGAGACAAAATAAAATAAAAAATGAAGAGCAACTCCTTTTTTGTTAGAATATAGATACATAACAAACATCAAAAAAGAAGATATAAACCTCTTTCAATATATTAAAAACACTAGGTATTTACCACATGATTACCATGTAGTTAAATATTTCTTTAAAGAAACTCTAGCTAACTTTTAGATTTCTAAGCATAAAATATATAGCACTTCTATTTATCGATGCGTTAAGCTATTAGATGGTCATGAAAGCTCCCTGATTCCTAAATTGTATAAGCCTTTATCACCTAATGCTCATTCTCAAACTCAATCAACTAAATACGAATTGCTGATTTTTGTAGACGCAACCCTAATTTTGAATCTTTAGAAATATCTTCCATGCTTCTTGATTAATTCCTTACTATCAATCCAATTATGGTTTTTACAGATGTTTTAAGCATATCAATAAACACTTAGCTTAAGACTAAAAGAAAAAACGATTTATTAAAAAATTACCATTGCTGCAATATATTCAATGCACTTATAAAATTATAAATAAATCATATTAATTATGACAACAATAAATCCAAACTAAAAGGACTGATTCTTGTCCACTACAGAACTCAGTCCTTCTCAATACCTAAACCTTTTTTATGTTTATTATTTTTTAATGCCTTAAAACTTATTATAAATTTTGGTTTTAAAAACACTATTCCAAAAATTAATTTTATATTTTTCTCTGTTTCAGAGAACTGATAACCAGTATTTGGATTTGTTAAATTAGTCTTTTCTTTTTCCCAACCAACATATACATTGGAAAAGATAAAACTAATATTCACAAAAAAATAATTTGAGATTATTTAAATCAAAACACAATAAAAAATGTTTCCTAAAATATACAGATATTAACAATATCTAGTTTGAACATTGTAATTTTACTTTGTTCAGTTTATGATGTCAAGACAAATAAAAAGTTAAACGATTTCACCACTGCAACAACAATAAATTAAACTTATTATCATTATTTATATTAATTAAATATTTAAATACTTAAATTAAACATTAGCACCTGGCGAAAATATCTATTATCAAATTAGAAGTGCGCCCTAAATGTTGGACAAACAAAGAACGATAGGTTTCATATTTAAAAATACAATAATAAAGAAAACTAGAAGCAATATAAAAGTTCTGAGAAAAGCGTGAATGAAAATGCCAACAACAAAAAAAGGCTGTTCTAACAAAAAATAAAAGATTTGGACAGAATGTCCAATAATAAGAAAAGAAAGTTCTCCTGATAATTAAAAGTATCTGTAATAGAATATATAGGAGAAAAAGCTGTTTTATTTCAAACAACCTGTTCATTTCGGCATACCATCAACTTGATGCAATATACTATAAGGAGCAAAGAAAAAGGTAAGAAACCTATAATAAAAAGAAGATTCTATTATGCAATTATCAATTCTAAATGAAATTTTTTATCACTTCTCTGGAACGTCATTTAAGGTCCAAGTGATGATAGTCTGATAATTTCCCACAGCTGCTACCCCTGGAGCTGTATTTAAACTAATATGGCTATCATTCCAAGTCACTGTCCAACCAACTGATAGCCCCGCTTTTTTTGCTGGAGCTATTTCCACAACCGTTGGAATTGAATTTCCATTTAAGTCAACAGCATCAACATAAAAAGATTCATTAACTGTGGGAGAATATAGAGTAGAAACTGTATTATCTATTGGAGTTACTGTCGGATTAGTTAGCTTAATATTGTTACCAACTAATACACGAACACCATCAGATCTTTTCATTTTTGTAGCTTGGACAGTTACGCTATATCCATCTTTTAATCCTCTATTATCAGCAACAATCAATTGATAGTTATCACTACTTTTTAAAAAAAATTTACAGTTTTTGTTGTACTGCCG contains:
- the glmU gene encoding bifunctional UDP-N-acetylglucosamine diphosphorylase/glucosamine-1-phosphate N-acetyltransferase GlmU, encoding MKTGAIILGAGKGTRMNSDLPKVLHCIMNKPLIEYVRENVEPLIDTKPVVVIGHEGEKVQDYFKKSVSYAWQKQQLGTGDAVKWGLKEIKDEETVFVLCGDTPLLQKETLEKMKEEHLAENRSATVLTAILEDSTGYGRICKDETGAFSLIVEEKDATLEERKIKEVNSGTYLFEKGALEKALLDLDTDNAQGEFYLTDVLEIMKSEDKNVGVYTLDDETEIKGINNRVQLAEAAKMLRDHINCIWMEKGVTLEDPNTAYIGSQVILDKDVIIGTNVHLEGKTSIGKNTIVGNNSTIENCIVGESADICESILLDSKIGDGCLIGPFAYIRPGSHLGNCVKVGDFVELKKTKVGNGSKIPHHSYIGDSKVGEKVNIGAGTITCNYDGEFKYETIIENGAFVGSNTNLVAPIVIGEAAYVGAGSTITKDVPSRSLSIARSRQKNIEDWNKK
- the dnaX gene encoding DNA polymerase III subunit gamma/tau, giving the protein MSYLALYRKWRPVDFKGLVGQDAIVRTLKNALTKERVSHAYLFSGVRGTGKTSTAKLLAKAVNCLNIQDGEPCNQCENCVKINEDIFMDIIEIDAASNRGIDEIRDLREKIKFHPVEGKVKVYIIDEVHMLTGEAFNALLKTLEEPPGHVVFILATTEPQKIPLTILSRCQRFDFHKIPNDILKNHLKMIGEDSGAEITEEALNLMTKLAGGGLRDGISLLDQCITSSDGTITGEQVAAVSGIVDDETLMNLLKTIGGGALSETIREYELLKEKGKSIGQLLKDLMEAFKNMLLLKTVKDASNYIMASEEAIIKYQEIGNLFSKKDLLKWVYTLGELESQLKYSTHPDILLEVTLVKGVSSELGEEIKASVEPKKEGTIIVEKSIVPEVNAEPISPVKVETAVEAVEGSTEVTIEERPIEAEFVEEEVEEAIVVMTEPVSEAVIVEGDVIALWESFLEAFKKAKPLSYPFYVEGEAVAIEDNKLFIAYDEKYTFHKERGETDKHRANAEAILSQVAGKPMKVVLQFQVAEVKKEVSVEDKIKDIFGEYVTFIDS
- a CDS encoding leucine-rich repeat domain-containing protein, giving the protein MQALPEGEWTNLSILNISYCNLSSLPSTIGTWSNLTIISVSNNSLTVLPDSIRNLTKLRLLNLSYNRLTTLPDFIGDLVNLEHLDFSDNQIGSIPVSFNNLVKWKLLIGDYDMLDQKITLPAKELVGSTFILTSPINALGELVLPDPSLAGEYTVDGNDITWNNLTKDTNSVSFSFDTSIQIAGQSRRFSGTAIQPLMHDLTAPPAPIVNQINGGAEVVINGNGEAKTVINIIVNKGTTKEKPYSCTTDADGNFSIIVDKLQENDSVSVSNTDLAGNISPTTDVIVPTSWSIMIDKNINLNLTNRTATSPIKIVPNNNMLPSDYEHLKIAVKVRSDNGFKLISANTNSKFVTYSV
- the pth gene encoding aminoacyl-tRNA hydrolase, with translation MKLIVGLGNIGREYANTRHNIGFMMLNALSEAWDFSFKEESKFKGDLGVAQIGGEKVFFLKPSTYMNLSGEATDKVVNYYSITEENILVVYDDMDLAIGESRFKKKGSSGGQKGMGNIIECLGTKEIPRLKIGIGKRPPERNGKDYVLSAFSNEEQKAVNEVIKRSIDGVLFFIKEGIEKTMNEKNGK
- a CDS encoding WxL domain-containing protein, whose translation is MRFLIILFLIQRQYNKNCKFFLKSSDNYQLIVADNRGLKDGYSVTVQATKMKRSDGVRVLVGNNIKLTNPTVTPIDNTVSTLYSPTVNESFYVDAVDLNGNSIPTVVEIAPAKKAGLSVGWTVTWNDSHISLNTAPGVAAVGNYQTIITWTLNDVPEK
- a CDS encoding ribose-phosphate diphosphokinase, encoding MYKNVKIFTGNANPELAKDIAECLDLPLGKSVVGRFSDGETSLQIGESVRGADVFIVQPTSQPVNEHLMELLILTDAIRRASARRITVVMPYYGYARQERKSKARDPITAKLVANLLVAAGARRILSIDLHANAIQGFFDIPFDHLPGAFILAKHYRALKLKNACVVSPDLGGVTRARNIANRIGAEFAIIEKRRPKANVAEVLNVLGDVEGKDCIMVDDMIDTAGTITKGAELLKKFGAKTVRACCTHPVLSGPAIEKIMDSVLDEVVVTNTIALPPEKLVSKLKVLSVAPFIARAIACIYDDRSVSELIK